One region of Thiomonas intermedia genomic DNA includes:
- a CDS encoding cytochrome c peroxidase yields MESRTSALPTGGEGAPSVAATPSSPPSRVGEAGWGRTRHKRLRRIAAGATLLLACASAGLAFGMHAQPSIAPLAWLTHPVDSITYALGGNPHPVQLVLPPQQPLSAVAQLGRQLFFDPALSASGKQSCASCHDPANGYNPPPGSGPVMLGGPHLSSPGFRPPPSLAYLYRQQPFSIGPDNEENETITLQQLVALGQDSQRATKTAQSTAQAAQNLVPTGGLFWDGRVNTLQQQADGPLFNPVEMDAGTPQRVAAILQHQAYAPQFLQLFGPNVFGDPKQAVAEALFAIARYQIEAPSFHAFTSKYDAWLQGKARLTPREMRGYLAFNDVHKADCAACHLDQPTRDRLPPLFTDTQYEALGVPRNPHIPANQNPHYVDLGLCGPFRTDMKDQTAYCGMFLTPTLRNVAQRPVYFHNGVYHSLQQVLDFYNFRDVQPGKIYPTVDGKVQKYDDLPPPYRANVDVTDPPLDRKPGEQPAMTAQDMRDIIAFLHTLNDGYTALKPAS; encoded by the coding sequence ATGGAGTCCCGGACTTCAGCCCTCCCCACGGGTGGGGAGGGAGCACCATCGGTGGCGGCGACGCCATCGTCCCCTCCCTCACGCGTGGGGGAGGCAGGGTGGGGGAGAACGCGGCACAAAAGGCTTCGCCGCATCGCGGCTGGCGCGACCCTGCTGTTGGCCTGTGCAAGCGCTGGTCTGGCTTTTGGGATGCACGCGCAGCCCTCGATTGCGCCCCTAGCCTGGCTCACGCATCCGGTCGACAGCATCACCTACGCGCTGGGCGGCAACCCGCATCCGGTGCAGCTGGTGCTGCCGCCGCAACAGCCCCTCTCGGCCGTGGCGCAACTGGGGCGGCAGTTGTTCTTCGACCCGGCGCTGTCGGCCTCGGGCAAGCAGTCCTGCGCGTCCTGCCACGATCCGGCGAATGGGTACAACCCCCCGCCGGGCAGCGGGCCGGTGATGTTGGGCGGGCCGCATCTCAGCTCGCCCGGCTTCCGCCCGCCGCCGTCGCTGGCCTATCTCTACCGCCAGCAGCCCTTCTCCATCGGCCCGGACAACGAGGAGAACGAAACCATCACCCTGCAGCAGCTCGTGGCGCTGGGGCAGGACAGTCAGCGGGCCACCAAGACCGCGCAAAGCACGGCCCAGGCCGCGCAGAACCTGGTGCCCACGGGCGGCCTGTTCTGGGATGGTCGGGTCAACACCCTGCAGCAACAGGCCGACGGCCCTTTGTTCAATCCGGTGGAGATGGACGCGGGCACGCCGCAGCGCGTCGCCGCGATCCTGCAGCATCAGGCCTACGCGCCGCAATTCCTCCAGTTGTTCGGCCCCAATGTGTTCGGTGACCCGAAGCAGGCGGTGGCCGAAGCCTTGTTCGCCATCGCCCGCTATCAGATCGAAGCTCCGAGTTTTCACGCCTTCACCAGCAAGTACGACGCCTGGCTGCAGGGCAAGGCACGGTTGACGCCGCGTGAAATGCGCGGCTACCTGGCGTTCAACGACGTGCACAAGGCCGACTGCGCCGCCTGCCATCTCGACCAGCCGACCCGGGACCGCCTGCCGCCGCTGTTCACCGACACGCAGTACGAGGCGCTGGGCGTGCCGCGCAATCCGCACATCCCGGCGAACCAGAATCCGCACTATGTCGATCTTGGTCTGTGCGGCCCCTTCCGCACCGACATGAAGGACCAGACCGCTTATTGCGGCATGTTCCTCACCCCCACGCTGCGCAACGTGGCGCAGCGGCCGGTGTACTTCCACAACGGCGTCTACCACTCGCTCCAGCAGGTGCTGGACTTCTACAACTTCCGCGATGTGCAACCCGGCAAAATCTATCCCACGGTGGACGGCAAGGTGCAGAAGTACGACGATCTGCCGCCGCCATATCGCGCCAATGTGGATGTGACCGATCCGCCGCTCGACCGTAAGCCGGGCGAACAACCCGCGATGACGGCGCAGGACATGCGCGACATCATCGCCTTCCTGCACACCCTGAACGACGGCTACACGGCACTCAAACCGGCGTCTTGA
- a CDS encoding SDR family oxidoreductase — MAPVVIVTGGNRGIGAATVRLAVSAGYAVCLSYRSHAEEANELVADLASQGGRVLAVSADVASEAEVAQLFAQADSLGPLHALVNNAGILETQMQVADMDAARLTRVFAVNVIGSFLCAREAIHRLSTRRGGKGGSIVNVSSAASRLGSPGEYVDYAASKGAIDTFTLGLAKEVAAEGIRVNAVRPGLIETAIHASGGEPGRVSRLKSAVPMQRGGRPEEVAQAILWLLSDAASYCTGSLLDVSGGR; from the coding sequence ATGGCCCCCGTCGTGATCGTGACCGGCGGCAACCGTGGCATCGGCGCCGCCACGGTGCGGCTGGCGGTGAGCGCCGGCTATGCCGTCTGCCTGAGTTACCGCAGCCACGCCGAAGAGGCGAATGAACTGGTCGCAGACCTCGCGTCACAAGGCGGCCGGGTGCTCGCGGTAAGCGCCGATGTCGCCAGCGAGGCCGAGGTCGCGCAACTGTTCGCGCAGGCGGACAGCCTGGGACCGCTTCACGCCCTGGTGAACAACGCCGGCATCCTCGAAACCCAGATGCAGGTGGCCGACATGGATGCGGCCCGCCTGACGCGGGTCTTCGCGGTCAACGTCATCGGCAGCTTTCTCTGCGCGCGCGAGGCGATCCACCGCCTGTCCACCCGGCGGGGCGGCAAGGGCGGGAGCATCGTCAACGTCTCCTCGGCCGCATCCCGCCTGGGATCACCGGGGGAGTACGTGGACTACGCGGCAAGCAAAGGCGCCATCGACACCTTCACCCTCGGCCTCGCCAAGGAGGTCGCCGCCGAAGGCATTCGCGTCAACGCGGTGCGTCCTGGTCTCATCGAAACCGCGATTCACGCCAGCGGCGGCGAACCCGGTCGAGTCAGCCGATTGAAATCCGCCGTCCCGATGCAGCGCGGCGGCCGGCCCGAGGAGGTGGCGCAGGCCATCCTTTGGTTGCTGTCGGATGCGGCCTCCTACTGTACCGGTAGCCTGCTCGACGTCAGCGGAGGCCGTTGA
- a CDS encoding helix-turn-helix domain-containing protein, giving the protein MSSRAATPRAESARMHIAADFGGMELLTARFWSHVYTPHVHDTFAIAVIENGVEHFRCGRSSYDAPAGTVAVVPPGEVHDGQRGCDAGWSYRVFYPQPELLGELMAELRDGEARLPVFDRVVFDDAALFAALQRLHADLIASSDPLQRGCAWREAMTPLLRHAGVGEPATGREDVAVRTVQELLRADADAAVTLDDLAREVGLSPWHLNRVFSRTVGLPPHAWRNQWRLAQAKRLLHGGMAPAEVAATLGFADQSHLHRLFKRAFGVTPSGYAPRKNVQDEALPCG; this is encoded by the coding sequence ATGTCCTCTCGCGCCGCCACCCCGCGGGCCGAATCGGCCCGCATGCACATTGCCGCTGATTTCGGGGGCATGGAGCTGCTGACGGCGCGGTTCTGGTCGCATGTCTACACGCCTCATGTGCACGACACCTTCGCCATCGCGGTGATCGAAAACGGTGTGGAGCACTTTCGCTGCGGCAGGAGCAGCTATGACGCACCGGCCGGCACCGTGGCCGTGGTGCCGCCAGGCGAAGTGCATGACGGCCAGCGGGGCTGCGACGCGGGTTGGAGCTACCGGGTGTTCTATCCGCAGCCCGAATTGCTGGGCGAACTCATGGCCGAACTGCGCGACGGCGAGGCGCGCCTGCCGGTGTTCGATCGGGTGGTGTTCGACGATGCCGCGCTGTTCGCGGCTCTGCAACGCCTGCATGCGGATCTGATCGCCTCGAGCGATCCCTTGCAGCGCGGCTGCGCCTGGCGCGAGGCCATGACGCCGCTGCTGCGCCACGCCGGGGTGGGCGAGCCCGCGACGGGGCGTGAGGATGTCGCGGTGCGGACGGTGCAGGAGCTGCTGCGTGCCGACGCCGACGCGGCGGTGACCCTCGACGATCTGGCGCGCGAAGTGGGCCTGAGCCCCTGGCACCTCAATCGCGTGTTTTCGCGCACCGTCGGGCTGCCGCCCCATGCCTGGCGCAACCAATGGCGGCTGGCGCAGGCCAAGCGCCTGTTGCACGGCGGCATGGCTCCGGCCGAGGTGGCGGCGACGCTGGGCTTTGCCGACCAGTCGCATCTGCACCGGCTGTTCAAACGCGCGTTCGGGGTCACGCCAAGCGGCTACGCCCCGCGCAAGAACGTTCAAGACGAGGCGCTGCCATGCGGGTAA
- a CDS encoding AzlC family ABC transporter permease, which produces MPSCPDRQAASRATELRHGARDTLPLLLGAAPFGLIFGALASASPLGMAGALAMSALVFAGSAQFIALSLLGTGASALVVVFTTLVVNLRHLLYAASLQPQMARLPQRWRALLAFWLTDETYATVYHRYVHDDGAPFKHWYTAGSGAAMYLNWLGWTALGAWLGTASPALTHLGLEFALVATFVGIVVPLLRERPSMAVALTAAVVALAARDLPYKLGLMLAAFAGVAVGVWRDGRQRPQPEEAAR; this is translated from the coding sequence ATGCCATCTTGCCCGGATCGCCAGGCCGCGAGCCGGGCGACCGAGCTGCGCCACGGCGCGCGTGACACCCTGCCGCTGCTGCTGGGCGCGGCGCCCTTCGGCCTGATTTTCGGCGCGCTGGCGTCGGCCAGCCCGCTGGGCATGGCCGGGGCGCTGGCCATGTCGGCGCTGGTGTTCGCCGGGTCGGCGCAGTTCATCGCCCTGAGCCTGCTGGGCACCGGCGCGAGCGCGCTGGTCGTGGTGTTCACCACCCTGGTCGTCAACCTACGCCACCTGCTGTACGCCGCCAGCCTGCAGCCGCAGATGGCACGGCTGCCGCAACGCTGGCGGGCCTTGCTGGCGTTCTGGCTCACCGACGAAACCTACGCCACGGTGTATCACCGCTATGTGCACGACGATGGCGCGCCGTTCAAGCACTGGTACACGGCGGGGTCGGGCGCGGCCATGTACCTCAACTGGCTGGGCTGGACCGCACTGGGCGCCTGGCTGGGAACGGCCAGCCCGGCCTTGACGCATCTCGGGCTGGAGTTCGCGCTCGTGGCGACCTTCGTGGGCATCGTCGTGCCGCTGCTGCGCGAGCGTCCGAGCATGGCCGTGGCGCTCACCGCGGCGGTGGTGGCGCTGGCGGCGCGCGACCTGCCGTACAAGCTCGGCCTGATGCTCGCCGCCTTCGCGGGCGTGGCGGTCGGGGTGTGGAGGGATGGCCGCCAGCGCCCTCAGCCCGAGGAGGCTGCCCGATGA
- a CDS encoding AzlD domain-containing protein has protein sequence MNGTLWAVIGGMAAVTFAIRYTLFGLGGRLRFPPRVQQALRHVPVAVLTAIVVPMVLLPDGRHWDLSWRNPWLAGALASAALALGTRKLLAAIAGGMAVYLLWRVVFT, from the coding sequence ATGAACGGAACGCTCTGGGCCGTGATCGGCGGCATGGCGGCGGTGACTTTCGCCATCCGCTACACCCTGTTCGGCCTGGGCGGACGGCTGCGCTTTCCGCCGCGGGTGCAGCAGGCGCTGCGCCATGTGCCGGTGGCGGTGCTCACCGCCATCGTCGTGCCCATGGTGTTGCTGCCCGACGGCCGGCACTGGGACTTGAGCTGGCGCAACCCCTGGCTGGCCGGTGCGCTGGCCAGCGCCGCCCTGGCGCTGGGCACCCGCAAGCTGCTCGCCGCCATCGCCGGCGGGATGGCGGTCTATCTGCTGTGGCGCGTCGTCTTTACTTGA
- a CDS encoding DsbC family protein translates to MNSLLSRSVMRVLRGAALSAAFLSLPVMAQTVAETRAALEKAMPGLPASAKIIKTPYAGLYEVDIGTKIFYTDAKATFLFAGEIFDTKTQTNVTKARIDELRRVNWKDLPFKDSFKLVFGNGKRQIAIFEDPYCPYCHQMEATLEKMSNVTLHVFVVPIIRRESLPQARDIWCAPNRSKAWLDWMNNQVQPPKAAASCVDPLKANVDLANKLGISSTPTMFFTDGSRMEGAVPQEEVEKKLASIK, encoded by the coding sequence ATGAACTCATTGCTCTCACGCTCCGTCATGCGCGTTCTGCGCGGGGCCGCGCTGTCCGCGGCCTTCCTGTCTCTGCCCGTCATGGCGCAGACCGTGGCCGAAACCCGCGCGGCGCTGGAGAAGGCCATGCCCGGTCTGCCCGCCAGCGCCAAGATCATCAAGACGCCCTACGCCGGGCTGTACGAAGTAGACATCGGCACCAAGATTTTCTACACCGACGCCAAGGCCACCTTTCTGTTCGCGGGCGAGATCTTCGACACCAAGACCCAGACCAACGTCACCAAGGCCCGCATCGACGAGCTGCGCCGGGTGAACTGGAAGGATCTGCCTTTCAAAGACTCTTTCAAGCTGGTGTTCGGCAACGGCAAGCGCCAGATCGCGATCTTTGAAGATCCGTACTGCCCTTACTGCCACCAGATGGAAGCCACGCTGGAGAAGATGAGCAATGTCACGCTGCATGTGTTCGTCGTGCCCATCATCCGCCGCGAATCGTTGCCGCAGGCCCGCGACATCTGGTGCGCGCCCAACCGCAGCAAGGCTTGGCTCGATTGGATGAACAACCAGGTGCAACCGCCCAAGGCTGCGGCCAGCTGCGTCGATCCGCTCAAGGCCAATGTCGATCTGGCGAACAAGCTGGGCATTTCCTCCACCCCCACGATGTTCTTCACCGACGGCAGCCGCATGGAAGGCGCGGTGCCGCAGGAAGAAGTCGAGAAGAAGCTGGCGTCGATCAAGTAA
- a CDS encoding FAD-dependent monooxygenase, protein MSSSFHLLICGGGIVGKACALALARSGLDVTLLGARPAAALPAQGYAPRIYAFNAASRQLLDALRVWPQVPPERIEPIRAMHIRADGAQLVFDTRDTQGEALAWTAESDAVEAALDLALRFERQVVIDPAQASQISRLPDASGWQVRTRDDRTLRAGLLIGADGEHSLVRRVSGIAMDTHDYMQRGIVAHFHCAAPHEGIAFQTFVDGGVLALLPLASLHGRHQVSLVWSAPEALAIELLALSPEALAQRVEAHLPAMRARHLGPLRPTGAAAAWRLQRQLARRTVGEGLVLIGDAAHRVHPLAGQGLNLGLQDVQVLAHLLQQRAAGQAPDDPRLLRRYSRARAEQVRALATATDALARLYGGHSRVPAPLRALGLQATNALPPVRHLLTRYASGLPYLVS, encoded by the coding sequence ATGTCCTCTTCATTCCACCTTCTGATCTGCGGCGGCGGCATCGTCGGCAAGGCCTGTGCCCTGGCCCTGGCCCGCTCCGGGCTGGACGTCACCCTGCTGGGTGCGCGCCCGGCGGCCGCGCTGCCCGCTCAGGGCTATGCGCCACGCATTTATGCGTTCAATGCCGCCTCCCGGCAGCTACTCGATGCGCTGCGGGTCTGGCCGCAGGTGCCACCCGAGCGCATTGAGCCGATCCGGGCCATGCACATCCGCGCCGATGGCGCGCAACTGGTCTTCGACACCCGCGACACGCAAGGCGAGGCCCTGGCGTGGACGGCCGAGTCCGACGCCGTCGAGGCCGCGCTCGACCTGGCGCTGCGCTTCGAACGCCAGGTCGTCATCGACCCGGCGCAGGCCAGTCAGATCAGCCGTCTGCCGGACGCCTCGGGCTGGCAGGTGAGGACCCGCGACGACCGCACCCTGCGCGCCGGTCTGCTGATCGGCGCCGACGGCGAACACAGCCTGGTGCGCCGGGTCTCGGGCATTGCGATGGACACGCACGACTACATGCAGCGCGGCATCGTCGCCCATTTCCATTGCGCCGCGCCGCACGAAGGCATCGCCTTCCAGACTTTCGTGGACGGCGGCGTGCTGGCGCTGCTGCCCCTGGCTTCGCTGCACGGTCGGCATCAGGTCTCGCTCGTCTGGTCGGCCCCCGAGGCCCTGGCCATCGAGCTGCTCGCGCTGTCGCCCGAGGCGCTGGCGCAGCGTGTCGAAGCCCATCTGCCAGCCATGCGGGCGCGACATCTCGGCCCGCTGCGGCCCACCGGCGCCGCGGCGGCCTGGCGCTTGCAGCGGCAGCTCGCGCGCCGCACCGTGGGCGAGGGGCTGGTGCTCATCGGCGATGCCGCGCACCGGGTGCATCCGCTGGCTGGCCAGGGACTGAACCTCGGCCTGCAGGATGTGCAGGTGCTCGCCCACCTTTTGCAGCAGCGCGCCGCGGGCCAGGCGCCGGACGATCCGCGCCTGCTTCGGCGTTACTCCCGCGCCCGCGCGGAACAGGTGCGGGCGCTGGCCACCGCCACCGACGCGCTCGCCCGTCTGTATGGCGGTCACAGCCGGGTGCCCGCGCCGCTGCGTGCGCTGGGCCTGCAGGCGACCAATGCCCTGCCACCCGTCCGGCACTTGCTCACCCGGTATGCTTCGGGCCTTCCCTATCTAGTGTCCTGA
- a CDS encoding AsmA family protein — translation MAEAAAPQPGAPVPRKRWAARLLKGAVAALLAAVILLVGGLSILLLTFDPNQYKATLIQVVKEREHRTLALPGTIELKLFPPLTLRTGPFSLSERDSPAVFARADDLRLHLDLLALLRRKLVVDRVVMIKPQIHVARDAQGRFNFADLLPDSKTEADASPSPLDLSVHRLQVEQGVITYDDDKAQIHGQIDALDLGLAGLEGGRAGPFHLGGTARFVQPAVATRVALRGKLQADPDQHRLTLSDLALSVQGDIPGLKAMQAQLEAASLGVVTRPALALTAQQWRVKTTGRTDSGESLSVQADLPSLAVKDDTVQIGPFNAQADLGAAQPLHVQLTTQQGSGPWRALRIPLAQCDVQRGTSGQSGALRFTLASPVQLDLAQRSLDLAAIKLSGQMTPGAKPQTLALQGQAQYHGAAGAAGATGQFQLQGQLAGSAMKLSGGWAQPATLRLDLNADRINLDDWMPPPTAQSRPAAPPSTLDLSAFQAFGLNAQFRIGSLLLKGMEWSAVQGQLNSDRKTLALQSVTAQGFGGSLHADLRVDLAQQHYTLQQSARDVSVQPVLQALSGKDFLLGKASWTLNLTAQGKTLPALLASVSGKARLDVRNGAVKGFNLAQMLRNARMLLAARKDGQFAATPGQQTDFTSMGATFVLQNGVAKNSDLSVQSPLLRVGGEGWFDLPRQQMDYLLLPSVVGSLQGQGGAELAALRGVTVPVRVQGRFAQPGYTVLWSQAGGNALRQALKNTLQNELQKQLAPTQAEPLQKAVPGLFKGLFP, via the coding sequence ATGGCTGAGGCTGCCGCCCCGCAGCCCGGCGCGCCGGTGCCGCGCAAGCGCTGGGCCGCGCGCTTGCTCAAGGGCGCGGTGGCGGCCTTGCTGGCCGCGGTCATCCTGCTGGTGGGCGGCTTGAGCATTTTGCTGCTGACCTTCGATCCGAACCAGTACAAGGCCACGCTGATCCAGGTGGTGAAGGAGCGCGAACACCGCACCCTGGCTCTGCCGGGCACGATCGAGCTCAAGCTGTTTCCGCCGCTGACGCTGCGCACCGGGCCTTTCAGCCTCAGCGAGCGCGATTCGCCGGCCGTGTTCGCGCGGGCGGACGATCTGCGCCTGCATCTGGATCTGCTGGCGCTGCTGCGGCGCAAGCTGGTGGTCGACCGGGTCGTCATGATCAAGCCGCAGATCCATGTCGCCCGCGATGCGCAAGGGCGTTTCAACTTCGCCGATCTGCTGCCCGACAGCAAGACCGAAGCCGATGCGTCGCCCAGCCCGCTCGACCTGTCGGTGCACCGCCTGCAGGTGGAGCAGGGCGTGATCACCTATGACGATGACAAGGCCCAGATCCACGGGCAGATCGATGCGCTCGATCTCGGGCTGGCCGGGCTGGAGGGCGGTCGCGCGGGTCCCTTCCATCTGGGGGGCACGGCGCGCTTCGTCCAGCCCGCGGTGGCGACACGAGTGGCCCTGCGTGGCAAGCTGCAGGCCGACCCGGACCAGCACCGCCTGACGCTGTCCGATCTGGCGCTGTCGGTGCAGGGCGATATTCCGGGGCTGAAGGCGATGCAGGCCCAGCTCGAAGCCGCCAGCCTGGGCGTGGTCACCCGCCCGGCGCTGGCCCTGACCGCGCAGCAGTGGCGGGTCAAGACCACGGGCCGCACCGACAGCGGCGAGTCTCTGAGCGTGCAGGCCGACCTGCCTTCGCTGGCCGTCAAGGACGACACGGTGCAGATCGGGCCCTTCAACGCCCAGGCCGATCTGGGCGCCGCGCAGCCGCTGCATGTGCAACTCACCACCCAGCAGGGCTCGGGTCCCTGGCGCGCGTTGCGCATTCCGCTGGCGCAGTGCGACGTGCAACGCGGCACGAGCGGCCAGAGCGGCGCCCTGCGGTTCACCCTGGCGTCGCCCGTGCAGCTCGACCTGGCGCAGCGCAGCCTCGATCTGGCGGCGATCAAACTGTCGGGCCAGATGACCCCCGGCGCCAAGCCGCAGACCCTGGCGCTGCAGGGCCAGGCGCAATACCACGGCGCCGCGGGCGCGGCCGGTGCAACCGGGCAGTTCCAGTTGCAGGGACAACTGGCCGGCAGCGCCATGAAGCTCTCCGGCGGATGGGCGCAGCCCGCCACCCTGCGCCTCGACCTGAATGCCGACCGCATCAACCTCGACGACTGGATGCCGCCGCCCACCGCCCAGTCCAGGCCCGCCGCGCCGCCCTCGACTCTCGATCTGTCCGCCTTCCAGGCCTTCGGGTTGAACGCCCAGTTCAGGATCGGCAGCCTGCTGCTCAAGGGCATGGAATGGAGCGCGGTGCAAGGCCAGCTCAACAGCGACCGCAAGACCCTCGCGCTGCAATCGGTGACGGCCCAAGGCTTCGGCGGGTCGCTCCATGCAGACTTGCGCGTCGATCTGGCGCAGCAGCACTACACCTTGCAGCAAAGTGCGCGCGACGTCAGCGTGCAGCCGGTGCTGCAGGCCCTGAGCGGCAAGGATTTTCTGCTGGGCAAGGCCAGTTGGACCTTGAACCTGACGGCGCAGGGCAAGACCTTGCCCGCGCTTCTGGCCAGCGTCTCGGGCAAGGCGCGGCTCGACGTGCGCAACGGCGCCGTCAAGGGCTTCAACCTGGCGCAGATGCTGCGCAATGCCCGCATGCTGCTGGCGGCGCGCAAGGATGGGCAGTTCGCCGCCACCCCGGGCCAGCAGACCGATTTCACGTCGATGGGGGCCACCTTCGTTCTGCAGAACGGGGTGGCGAAGAACAGCGATCTGTCGGTGCAAAGTCCCTTGCTGCGCGTGGGCGGCGAAGGCTGGTTCGATCTGCCCCGCCAGCAGATGGACTATCTGCTGCTCCCCAGCGTGGTGGGTTCGCTGCAGGGCCAGGGCGGAGCCGAGCTCGCCGCACTGCGCGGGGTGACCGTGCCCGTGCGGGTGCAGGGCCGCTTCGCCCAGCCGGGCTACACCGTGCTGTGGTCGCAGGCGGGGGGCAATGCCCTGCGGCAGGCCTTGAAGAACACGCTGCAAAACGAGCTGCAGAAGCAGCTCGCGCCGACACAGGCCGAGCCGTTGCAGAAGGCCGTGCCCGGGTTGTTCAAAGGGTTGTTTCCGTAA
- a CDS encoding TPM domain-containing protein, which yields MRLNRLLRHLGFAPWRVRQWFPHATLHAIAAAIHAAEQAHGGEIRFAVEGALDLPELWRGLSPRERAVEVFSHLHVWDTEHNDGVLIYLLLAERDVEIVADRGLHARVPAEAWERVCRGMEALLREGRFEAAALHGVAEVSALLGPHPQPRGNARPNELPDWPVVLRL from the coding sequence ATGCGTCTGAACCGTTTGCTGCGTCATCTCGGCTTCGCCCCCTGGCGGGTGCGTCAGTGGTTTCCGCATGCCACGCTGCATGCCATCGCCGCGGCGATCCACGCCGCCGAACAGGCGCATGGCGGCGAAATCCGATTTGCCGTCGAGGGCGCGCTCGACCTGCCCGAGCTGTGGCGCGGTCTGAGCCCCCGCGAGCGTGCGGTCGAGGTGTTCTCGCATCTGCATGTGTGGGACACGGAGCACAACGACGGCGTCCTGATCTACCTGCTGCTGGCCGAGCGCGATGTGGAAATCGTGGCCGATCGCGGCCTGCACGCCCGGGTGCCCGCCGAAGCCTGGGAGCGGGTCTGCCGTGGAATGGAGGCGCTGCTGCGTGAAGGCCGCTTCGAAGCGGCCGCCCTGCATGGCGTGGCCGAGGTCAGCGCCCTGCTCGGCCCTCACCCCCAGCCGCGCGGCAACGCCAGGCCCAACGAGCTGCCCGACTGGCCAGTGGTGCTGAGGCTGTGA
- a CDS encoding TPM domain-containing protein codes for MGSLPRSLAFGLAVLLGGLLSFGAQAALVPVPALTAPVTDLTGTLTPEQTATLDQELRDFAARKGSQIAILIVPSTAPEAIESYSIRVVDAWKLGRKAQDDGVLLLVAKDDRAMRIEVGYGLEGAIPDAIAKRVIAEIITPAFKQGDYFAGLQAGVQQLMKLIDGEQLPPPQTKAAGEGRSSAQELGFMVLISAVLAGSVLRAVLGRTVGAGLSALIAGGVGWWLVGSMLLGLTFGALAFLAVFSGVRLGGGPGGLGGGFGGGFGGGGGGRGSGGFSGGGGGFGGGGASGRW; via the coding sequence ATGGGTTCGCTGCCGCGCAGCCTGGCCTTTGGACTCGCCGTGCTGCTCGGCGGCTTGCTGAGCTTCGGCGCGCAGGCCGCGCTGGTGCCCGTTCCCGCGCTGACTGCGCCGGTGACCGATCTGACCGGCACCCTCACCCCCGAGCAGACCGCCACGCTCGACCAGGAGCTGCGCGACTTCGCGGCGCGCAAGGGCAGCCAGATCGCCATCCTCATCGTGCCCAGCACGGCGCCCGAGGCCATCGAGTCCTACAGCATCCGCGTGGTCGATGCCTGGAAACTGGGCCGCAAGGCGCAGGATGACGGCGTGCTGCTGCTGGTGGCCAAGGACGACCGCGCGATGCGCATCGAAGTCGGTTACGGCCTTGAGGGCGCCATTCCCGATGCGATCGCCAAGCGTGTCATCGCCGAGATCATCACGCCAGCCTTCAAGCAGGGCGACTATTTCGCCGGTCTTCAGGCCGGCGTGCAGCAGCTGATGAAACTGATCGACGGCGAGCAACTGCCGCCCCCGCAGACGAAGGCTGCGGGCGAGGGCCGCTCCAGCGCGCAGGAACTCGGGTTCATGGTGCTGATCAGCGCAGTCCTGGCCGGATCGGTACTGCGCGCGGTGCTGGGCCGCACCGTCGGGGCCGGGCTGAGCGCCCTGATCGCCGGTGGCGTGGGGTGGTGGCTCGTGGGCTCGATGCTGCTGGGGCTGACCTTCGGCGCGCTGGCTTTTCTTGCCGTCTTCAGCGGGGTGCGCCTGGGCGGCGGGCCCGGAGGGCTGGGCGGCGGATTTGGAGGAGGTTTTGGCGGAGGCGGCGGAGGCCGCGGATCGGGCGGTTTCAGCGGCGGCGGCGGGGGTTTTGGTGGAGGCGGCGCCTCGGGCCGGTGGTGA
- a CDS encoding LemA family protein, translated as MRRWLSLVLLSVALLSLSGCGYNALQSSDEQIKASWAEVLNQYQRRADLVPNLVNVVKGYAAHEKDVFVQVTEARASVGQIQATPELINDPAAFAKFQEAQAQMTSALSRLIAVSENYPQLKADGVFRDLQAQLEGTENRIAVARMRYIEAVQNYNNLVRQFPSNLTAMVIGMKVKPSFTVENEKAISVAPKVDFGGTAPAPAASR; from the coding sequence ATGCGCCGCTGGCTATCTCTCGTGTTGCTTTCCGTCGCCCTGCTCAGTCTGAGCGGCTGTGGCTACAACGCCCTGCAGTCGTCCGACGAGCAGATCAAGGCCAGCTGGGCCGAAGTGCTCAACCAGTATCAGCGCCGGGCCGATCTGGTGCCCAATCTGGTCAATGTGGTCAAGGGCTATGCCGCGCACGAGAAAGACGTGTTCGTGCAGGTGACCGAAGCGCGCGCCTCGGTCGGCCAGATCCAGGCCACGCCCGAGCTCATCAACGACCCGGCCGCCTTCGCCAAATTCCAGGAGGCGCAGGCGCAGATGACCAGTGCGCTGTCGCGACTGATCGCGGTGTCCGAGAACTACCCGCAGCTCAAGGCCGATGGCGTGTTCCGCGATTTGCAGGCCCAGCTCGAAGGCACGGAAAACCGCATCGCCGTGGCGCGCATGCGCTACATCGAGGCCGTGCAGAACTACAACAACCTGGTGCGCCAGTTCCCCAGCAATCTCACCGCCATGGTCATCGGCATGAAGGTCAAGCCCAGCTTCACCGTGGAGAACGAGAAAGCCATTTCGGTGGCGCCCAAGGTGGATTTCGGCGGCACGGCGCCCGCGCCCGCCGCGTCCCGGTGA